CTTTGGCAGGGCTTTGCCAATCGCTTCGTAGACCTGTTTGCTTTTGGCAAAATCGCCCTTGCGAAGATATGCGTCCCCCGCGATAAACGCGGCTTGGACATTCCGTGGGTTCAATTGCACGGCCGCTTGGGCATGCTCCAACGCCAAGTCAGACGACCCTTCGTTGAGAAAGAGTTCGGCCAAGGCCGTGCGGGCTTCAGGCATGGCGGGGTTCAGCTTGACGGCTTGAGTCAACGCTCCTCGCGCCTGGGCGATCTGGCGGTTTCTCAGATAGGCGATACCAAGAAAATAATGGGCCGGCGCAAATTGCGTTTCTTCATTGGCAAGAGTTTGGAAGAGTGTGACCGCTTCATCGACCTTGCCTTTGGCGAGTGAAAGCCGGGCGTTAAAAAAGCGGCCGGACAGATCTCGGGCGTTTTTCGCAAGAATGGATTTGATTTGCGGTTCCGCCTCATCCGTTTTGCCAAGATCAAGTAGCAGGGCGATCAATTTGTCGCGGGCGATGGCCGACGAAGCGTTCACGTGCAAGGCCTGCCGATAGCCGGCCAAGGCCTTGTCTCGCATGCCCAGTGAAATAAAGAAATCGCCCAAATGCAGGTGCGGCCGTTCGTCCTGAGGATAGGCCGTGGCCCACTGCTGTAAGACGGCCTCTGCATCGGTCGGCTTGTTGGTCAGTTGGTAGAGATTGGCAAGTCTCAAGCGAGCCGGCTCGTTGTCCGGCGCGGTACCGATGACTCGCTTGAACATGGATTCCGCCTGATCGGGTTTGCCGGTTGAAAGGTGAAGGTCTCCCATCGCCAACATGAGGTCGAGGGAGCTGGGATTGGCCGTCAGGCCCTGGCGGAGAACGTCTTCCGCGGAGGCCCGGTCGTTGGCAAAAAAGTAGGCGCGAGACAGTTCAATGTAAACACCGGGGTCGGTGGGATCGAGAGCCAGCAGTTTTTTAAGTTCTACAATCCCCTCTTGATAGCGTCTTTCATTGATCAGGCTGCGTCCGCGGATCGCCAGTGCGTCCCGATCTTGGGGAGCGGACGCCAAGATGAGGTCGGCCTGCTCCCTGGCCTTGGCCGGCTCGTTCCCCACCAAATACAGCTCGCCGATTTTGAGCCGGGCGTCGCGGTTGTCTTTGTTGAGCTCAAGCGTCCGGCTCAATTCCGCGAAGGCTTTTTGAAGGTTGGCGATGCCGCCGAGCTTCAAGTGAATGAGCGCCATTTGATAGTAGGCTTCGGCGTTGCTCGGATCGGCCTTGGTCACGTTCATGTACTCGATCAACGCTTCGTGAAGTTGTCCTTTCTCCAGGAAACTCGCGGCCCGTTCGAGGTGTTTGGCTTTCTGGGTTTCCGGCGAGCCGGAGTTGCACCCCAGCACGACGAGCATAAGAACGAAGGAGAGTTTCCGCAGGGCGTTCGTACTTCTCATCATCGGCTCTCTCTCATTCAGTTCGGAAGAAGAAGTGTTTATTTCGGCCCGCTGGCATTATTGAGCGAGGGGGGCTTTTAGTCAATGATGATTTGCTTCTTGGTCGGATGCGGTTTGTTGTTTGATCGATGTGATTGCGATTTCCCCCGCATTGGTGCATTGTACCCGTCGGCCGTCTTAATGAGAATCGCGACGCTTGCTCCGAATTGCGGGGACCATGTCTCGATTTGTTTTTCTGACCACCGTCAACTCCTTCCGTGTTCTCCAGCGAAACCGATTGCAGGCCGGTCTGACGATGTTGGGCATTATGGTCGGTGTCGGCGCCGTGATCATGATCGTTGGAATCGGACAAGGAGCGCGCTCCACGGTCCAAGCGCAAATAGCAAGCATGGGAGCCAACGTGATCCTCATTTTGCCGGGCGCGACGACGGTGGGAGGCGTGCGGACCGGACTGGGCGGCGCGGCGACACTGACGGTGGCGGATGCGAGAGAGATCAAAAGCCAGGTGCCGCGGTTACGGGAGGTGGCATGGATCAAGCGGAAGGGGCTCCAGGTCGTCCGTGGCGGACGAAACTGGAGGGTCAATGTCTACGGAGCTTCTTCCGGATTTTTCTTGGTCCGACAATGGCCCGCCGAGAGCGGGACGGTGTTCTCAGATGCCGATGTGGAATCCATGAGCCGCGTTGCCGTGCTCGGCCGAACCGTTGTGGAGAATTTATTC
This sequence is a window from Candidatus Nitrospira inopinata. Protein-coding genes within it:
- a CDS encoding tetratricopeptide repeat protein, with the protein product MMRSTNALRKLSFVLMLVVLGCNSGSPETQKAKHLERAASFLEKGQLHEALIEYMNVTKADPSNAEAYYQMALIHLKLGGIANLQKAFAELSRTLELNKDNRDARLKIGELYLVGNEPAKAREQADLILASAPQDRDALAIRGRSLINERRYQEGIVELKKLLALDPTDPGVYIELSRAYFFANDRASAEDVLRQGLTANPSSLDLMLAMGDLHLSTGKPDQAESMFKRVIGTAPDNEPARLRLANLYQLTNKPTDAEAVLQQWATAYPQDERPHLHLGDFFISLGMRDKALAGYRQALHVNASSAIARDKLIALLLDLGKTDEAEPQIKSILAKNARDLSGRFFNARLSLAKGKVDEAVTLFQTLANEETQFAPAHYFLGIAYLRNRQIAQARGALTQAVKLNPAMPEARTALAELFLNEGSSDLALEHAQAAVQLNPRNVQAAFIAGDAYLRKGDFAKSKQVYEAIGKALPKEALVPYRLGLVARAEKNDAKAIAYFEEALSLKPSAIEPIVQIAAIKVAQGKPVEGRERLLRQMAAAPQSAQHENLLGELWLATRDMDQAEQSFKKAIELDNSLLVAYMNLGQLYYQAEKMDRAAAEYQAVVDKEPQAIQAHMMLGVIHEQKREYEKAKARYEKILALNQKFAPAANNLAWLLVEQGGNLDVALNYAQTAREQQPNDPAIADTIGWLYYKKNAYALAISLLKEAAEKLPTHPVVHYHLGMAQYKNGDKEGAKKSLQLALKLDRNFPGAQEAQQILSEL